A single region of the Anoplolepis gracilipes chromosome 1, ASM4749672v1, whole genome shotgun sequence genome encodes:
- the LOC140670836 gene encoding uncharacterized protein, with translation MLNPCTSYHNVRLIVIVMLMVTMYYPVLIDTAVVRSETLDEQLLLKTLLGPNSIRISRSTKNSEEEQPPKRYCYNAVCAWAVYHPYSRNIEYFMKNTCECPMDMNYKCVRAGEDLSASAYVYRCRQNTTADDIEIPEDAN, from the exons ATGTTGAACCCGTGTACGAGCTACCACAACGTGAGGCTAATCGTCATTGTCATGCTGATGGTTACCATGTACTATCCAGTTTTAATTGACACGGCGGTGGTCCGTTCCGAG aCGTTGGATGAGCAGTTACTGCTTAAAACACTGCTTGGTCCTAACAGTATAAGAATTTCACGGTCTACAAAAAATAGCGAGGAGGAACAACCGCCGAAACGCTATTGTTATAACGCGGTCTGCGCCTGGGCGGTCTATCATCCGTACTCCCGCAACATCgaatatttcatgaaaaacAC CTGCGAATGCCCAATGGACATGAACTACAAGTGCGTGCGCGCCGGCGAGGATTTATCCGCGAGCGCGTACGTGTACCGCTGCCGTCAGAACACGACGGCGGATGACATCGAGATTCCGGAGGACGCCAACTGA